The following proteins are encoded in a genomic region of Maribacter hydrothermalis:
- the topA gene encoding type I DNA topoisomerase — protein sequence MAKNLVIVESPAKAKTIEKFLGKDFKVESSFGHIADLPSKELGVDVENDFTPKYIVDKDKKALVKKLKTLADKAETIWLASDEDREGEAISWHLAEELGLDKKKTKRIVFNSVTKAAIQKAIENPREINFNLVNAQQARRVLDRLVGYQLSPVLWKKIKPGLSAGRVQSVAVRLIVERERDIEAFEPQASFKIAAEFQTEEGNVFSAKLNKTFATEKEAKTFLEKNISADFSISKLDKKPAKKSPSAPFTTSTLQQEASRKLYFSVGRTMQVAQRLYEAGLITYMRTDSVNLSNEALASAKEAIIKNYGKEYSETRNFTGKTKGAQEAHEAIRPTEMTNQSPSLERDQSKLYDLIWKRTVASQMSDAQLERTNVRIKASKHKEEFTANGEVIKFDGFLKVYMESVDDEDIAEEQEGMLPAMKEGERLINNFISATERFTRPPYRFTEASLVKKLEELGIGRPSTYAPTISTILNRGYVEKGTIEGVERMYQQLILEANKIQEKNLTENVGSDKGKMVPTDIGMIVTDFLVTNFANILDYNFTAQVEEDFDEIASGDEDWKKMMKNFYKDFHPNVVDVEENADRASGERILGKDPKSGKQVSVRLGRFGPMVQIGTVDDEEKPTFASLLPEQSLNTISYEEAMDLFKLPRTLGVYKGEEVLANVGRFGPYVKFGEKFISMDKGESAFEIEMDRAIELIVAKQKADAPIAMYEEMEVTKGTGRFGPFIKWNGMFINVNKKYDFDNLSNDDIIELIETKKQKEIDKVIQNWEEEGIRIEKARWGRHNVIKGKIKVELAKTVDVTKMSLKEAQELIEKKTPKKKAKAKPKAKAKPKTKK from the coding sequence ATGGCGAAAAATTTAGTAATTGTTGAGTCTCCTGCAAAGGCGAAAACTATAGAGAAGTTTTTGGGAAAAGATTTTAAGGTCGAATCGAGCTTTGGGCACATTGCTGATTTACCTTCAAAGGAGCTAGGAGTAGATGTCGAGAATGATTTCACACCAAAATATATAGTAGATAAAGACAAAAAGGCTTTAGTTAAAAAGTTAAAAACCCTTGCAGATAAAGCTGAAACTATCTGGCTCGCGAGTGATGAGGACCGTGAAGGAGAAGCGATTTCTTGGCATTTAGCTGAAGAATTAGGATTAGATAAAAAGAAAACAAAGCGTATAGTTTTTAATTCAGTTACCAAGGCAGCCATTCAAAAAGCAATTGAAAATCCACGTGAAATAAATTTCAATCTTGTAAACGCACAACAGGCAAGACGTGTTTTGGACCGTTTGGTTGGGTATCAATTATCACCAGTACTTTGGAAAAAAATTAAGCCAGGCTTATCTGCTGGTCGTGTGCAATCCGTAGCCGTTCGTTTAATTGTTGAGCGAGAAAGAGATATAGAGGCATTTGAACCACAAGCATCTTTTAAAATAGCCGCAGAGTTTCAAACCGAAGAAGGAAATGTGTTTTCTGCTAAGTTGAACAAAACATTTGCAACAGAAAAGGAAGCAAAAACATTTCTAGAAAAAAATATATCGGCAGATTTTTCTATAAGTAAGCTAGATAAAAAACCTGCTAAAAAATCACCATCGGCACCATTTACAACCTCTACACTACAACAAGAAGCATCTAGGAAATTATACTTTTCCGTTGGTAGAACAATGCAAGTGGCGCAACGTTTATATGAGGCAGGTTTAATTACCTACATGAGAACGGATAGTGTAAACCTATCTAATGAAGCTTTGGCATCTGCAAAAGAAGCTATCATTAAGAATTATGGTAAAGAATACAGTGAAACCAGAAATTTTACAGGCAAAACTAAAGGAGCTCAAGAAGCACATGAAGCAATAAGGCCTACCGAGATGACTAATCAATCTCCTTCTTTAGAGCGTGATCAGTCTAAATTATATGATTTAATATGGAAACGTACTGTTGCATCTCAAATGAGCGATGCCCAATTAGAACGTACCAATGTAAGAATAAAAGCCAGTAAGCATAAAGAAGAATTTACAGCTAATGGCGAGGTTATAAAGTTCGATGGTTTCTTAAAAGTGTACATGGAAAGTGTAGATGATGAAGATATTGCTGAAGAACAAGAAGGTATGTTGCCGGCAATGAAAGAAGGTGAGCGTTTGATAAATAATTTCATTTCTGCCACCGAGCGTTTTACAAGGCCGCCATACCGTTTTACAGAAGCATCCTTAGTAAAAAAATTAGAAGAATTAGGTATTGGTAGACCATCGACGTATGCGCCAACTATCTCTACTATTTTGAATAGAGGTTATGTTGAAAAAGGAACAATAGAAGGGGTTGAGCGTATGTATCAGCAACTTATTTTAGAAGCGAACAAAATCCAGGAAAAGAATCTTACTGAAAACGTAGGGTCGGATAAAGGTAAAATGGTACCAACGGATATAGGTATGATCGTAACCGATTTTTTGGTAACCAATTTCGCGAATATCTTAGATTACAACTTTACGGCACAAGTAGAAGAAGATTTTGATGAAATTGCCTCAGGGGATGAAGATTGGAAGAAGATGATGAAAAATTTCTACAAAGATTTTCATCCAAATGTAGTCGACGTTGAAGAAAATGCAGACCGCGCAAGCGGTGAAAGAATATTAGGGAAAGACCCAAAAAGTGGTAAACAGGTATCTGTACGATTAGGTAGATTTGGTCCAATGGTACAAATAGGTACAGTTGATGACGAAGAAAAACCAACTTTTGCAAGTTTATTACCAGAGCAGTCGCTGAATACCATTTCTTATGAAGAAGCAATGGATCTTTTTAAACTGCCTAGAACATTAGGGGTTTATAAAGGTGAAGAAGTCTTGGCCAATGTAGGTAGATTTGGACCGTACGTAAAATTCGGAGAAAAATTTATTTCAATGGATAAAGGAGAAAGCGCCTTTGAAATTGAAATGGATAGAGCAATTGAGTTAATTGTTGCCAAACAAAAAGCAGATGCACCGATTGCCATGTATGAAGAAATGGAAGTTACCAAAGGAACGGGTAGGTTCGGTCCTTTTATTAAATGGAACGGAATGTTTATTAACGTAAACAAAAAATACGATTTTGATAATTTATCAAATGACGACATCATAGAGCTAATTGAAACCAAGAAACAAAAAGAGATAGATAAGGTTATTCAAAATTGGGAAGAAGAAGGTATACGTATTGAAAAAGCAAGATGGGGACGCCACAATGTTATAAAGGGCAAGATAAAAGTAGAGCTGGCAAAGACAGTTGATGTGACCAAAATGTCATTAAAAGAGGCCCAAGAGTTAATCGAGAAAAAAACGCCAAAGAAAAAAGCAAAGGCGAAACCAAAAGCTAAGGCAAAACCAAAAACAAAAAAGTAA
- a CDS encoding formimidoylglutamase: MAFDFLVPVSDKVLAHNELLPSQSIGRNTYIHTEKDGLPVLANATVAILGVRESRNAYEKKHEKLDVSGIRLQFYKLLIGNWNATIVDLGDIEEGATVDDTYFVVKEIVAGLLEEDIIPIILGATQDITYPAYRAFDGIKDMINLVAVDSRFDFGIEDELISSHSYMSKIITDKPNNLFNFSNIGYQSYFNAQEEIDLMDRLFFDSYRLGEIANDISLAEPVLRNAHMVSLDVRSIKASEISLSANFSPNGFTGREICAISRYAGISDKVSVFGLYEMENTVQSQQLIAQIIWYFIEGINYRIKESPYSKTEDFVKYNVPSEDEELVFYKSLLTERWWTEIPSIYTSHTKGYTPALLPCTEKDYLDACNQHIPERWFKAYKKGFN; this comes from the coding sequence ATGGCCTTTGATTTTTTAGTTCCCGTTTCGGATAAAGTGTTGGCGCATAATGAGTTGTTGCCGAGTCAGTCTATAGGTAGAAATACATATATACATACCGAAAAAGATGGTTTGCCTGTTTTAGCAAATGCCACTGTTGCCATATTAGGCGTAAGAGAGTCTAGAAATGCATATGAGAAGAAGCATGAGAAATTAGATGTATCGGGAATACGATTACAATTTTACAAGCTATTAATAGGTAACTGGAATGCCACTATTGTAGATTTAGGGGATATTGAGGAAGGTGCAACCGTTGACGACACCTATTTTGTAGTAAAAGAAATTGTAGCAGGTTTATTAGAAGAAGATATTATCCCAATAATACTTGGTGCTACACAAGATATTACCTACCCGGCATATCGGGCTTTTGATGGTATAAAGGATATGATTAATCTAGTAGCTGTAGATAGTCGTTTCGATTTTGGAATTGAAGATGAATTAATTTCTTCTCATTCTTATATGAGCAAGATTATTACTGATAAACCAAACAATCTATTTAATTTTTCCAATATTGGTTATCAAAGTTATTTCAATGCCCAGGAAGAAATAGATTTAATGGATCGCTTATTTTTTGATTCGTATCGCCTTGGAGAGATTGCCAATGATATTTCTTTAGCAGAACCTGTTCTTAGGAATGCCCATATGGTCAGCTTAGATGTGCGTTCAATTAAGGCAAGTGAAATATCTTTATCAGCTAATTTTTCGCCGAATGGTTTTACCGGTAGAGAAATATGTGCTATTTCTAGATATGCAGGTATAAGCGATAAAGTTTCGGTTTTTGGATTGTACGAAATGGAGAATACCGTACAGTCGCAACAATTAATAGCCCAAATTATATGGTACTTTATAGAAGGTATCAATTATAGAATTAAAGAATCTCCATATTCTAAAACTGAAGACTTCGTAAAGTATAATGTACCTAGCGAAGATGAGGAGCTTGTATTCTACAAAAGTTTATTAACAGAAAGATGGTGGACAGAAATTCCATCAATTTATACTTCACATACTAAAGGCTATACACCTGCGTTATTACCATGCACCGAGAAGGATTATTTAGATGCATGTAATCAACACATTCCTGAAAGGTGGTTTAAAGCTTATAAGAAAGGCTTTAATTAA
- a CDS encoding sigma-54 interaction domain-containing protein: MESIQSIKQRFEIIGQDPKLNRALEKAMQVAATDISVLVTGESGVGKESIPKIIHSLSHRKHAKYIAVNCGAIPEGTIDSELFGHEKGAFTGATQTRSGYFEVADGGTIFLDEVGELPLTTQVRLLRVLENGEFLKVGSSQVQKTDVRIVAATNVNMFEAIKKERFREDLYYRLSTVEINIPPLRDRQDDIHLLFRKFASDFSQKYKMPTIRLDDHAVSLLIKYRWPGNIRQLRNIAEQVSVLEENRAITAATLHGYLPNNTTSNLPAVVNNSKSDSDFSNEREILYKVLFDMKGDLNDLKKLTMELLKNNDSQKVQKDNENLIRKIYGNEDDEDADIEHETQEESSLKMLHLPEPKNEEPTFIQESYDDKYHFAEEIQEEETLSLQEKEVELIKKSLERNRGKRKAAASELGISERTLYRKIKQYDL; the protein is encoded by the coding sequence ATGGAAAGTATACAAAGCATAAAACAACGATTTGAAATTATAGGCCAAGACCCTAAGCTTAACCGCGCTTTGGAAAAAGCTATGCAGGTTGCAGCTACTGATATATCTGTTTTAGTTACTGGTGAAAGTGGCGTTGGTAAAGAATCTATTCCGAAAATTATTCACTCATTATCTCACAGAAAACATGCAAAATATATAGCAGTAAACTGTGGTGCCATTCCAGAAGGAACTATTGACAGTGAACTTTTTGGACATGAAAAAGGTGCCTTTACAGGTGCTACCCAAACAAGAAGTGGTTATTTTGAAGTTGCTGATGGTGGAACCATATTCTTAGACGAGGTTGGCGAATTACCCCTAACTACACAAGTACGTTTATTACGTGTTTTAGAAAACGGTGAATTTTTAAAGGTAGGTTCGTCGCAAGTTCAAAAAACAGATGTCCGCATTGTAGCGGCAACGAACGTAAATATGTTCGAAGCCATCAAAAAAGAGCGTTTTAGAGAAGACCTTTATTATAGATTAAGTACCGTAGAAATTAATATTCCACCATTACGGGACAGACAGGATGATATTCATTTATTGTTCCGAAAATTTGCATCAGATTTTAGTCAGAAATATAAAATGCCGACTATTCGCCTAGATGACCACGCAGTTTCTTTATTAATAAAATACCGATGGCCAGGAAACATCCGTCAGTTAAGAAATATTGCGGAGCAGGTTTCAGTATTAGAAGAGAACAGAGCAATTACCGCCGCTACACTTCACGGCTACTTGCCCAATAATACAACCAGTAATTTACCTGCGGTAGTTAACAATAGTAAGTCTGATAGCGATTTCAGTAACGAGAGGGAAATACTTTACAAAGTACTGTTTGATATGAAGGGCGACCTCAACGATCTTAAAAAACTAACAATGGAGTTGTTAAAAAATAATGACTCGCAAAAGGTTCAAAAAGACAATGAAAACCTAATACGCAAAATATATGGTAATGAAGATGACGAAGATGCCGACATTGAACACGAAACTCAAGAGGAGTCTTCGTTGAAAATGCTACATTTACCTGAGCCCAAAAACGAAGAACCTACTTTCATTCAAGAATCTTACGACGATAAATACCATTTTGCCGAAGAAATTCAAGAAGAAGAAACCCTATCTTTACAGGAGAAAGAGGTTGAGTTAATTAAGAAATCTTTAGAGCGTAATCGCGGAAAAAGAAAAGCTGCAGCCTCAGAATTAGGAATTTCTGAGCGCACGCTTTACCGCAAAATAAAACAATACGACCTTTAA
- a CDS encoding LVIVD repeat-containing protein has protein sequence MRNIVLLLFAVSISSFISCEDDGPYDDYLVARPILQDAISFKAEAIDVVDPIPIVSSGKIYAYKNYIFVNDVNLGFHVIDNQNPSAPESIAFIKLEGNYDISIKDDKLYADSYGDLVIFDISDINNITLSNRIENAIYNNEVWLANIEYPQADFYEYDDIDYDKDIVIGWEVKTERRRVSDFEERNNCMSCDFAFNTTESGGGSPQPSTGQGGSLARFKIIGDYLYVVDYSDINIFDISNVEDLKILDDVQVGWDIETIYNQGDILFLGGRQGMYIYSIKNPEKPEFISEFRHGTACDPVVVDGDYAYVTLKGGGFCGNTESGLYVIDISNLKNPELKVIYPMEGPNGLGIKDDTLFICDGSAGLKVYDKSDAPNITPINSFQDIVAYDVIPLSSSLLMIGDRVLYQYEYVNSDIRLLSTVEL, from the coding sequence ATGAGAAATATAGTTCTTTTGTTATTCGCAGTTTCTATATCAAGTTTTATTTCTTGTGAAGATGATGGTCCTTATGATGATTATTTAGTAGCGCGTCCTATTTTGCAAGATGCAATTTCATTTAAAGCCGAAGCTATTGATGTAGTAGATCCCATCCCAATTGTTTCATCGGGTAAAATTTATGCCTATAAGAATTATATTTTCGTGAATGATGTAAATCTAGGTTTTCATGTAATTGACAATCAAAATCCGTCAGCTCCAGAAAGTATAGCTTTTATTAAGTTAGAAGGTAATTATGATATCTCTATTAAGGATGATAAATTATATGCTGATAGTTATGGCGATTTGGTCATTTTTGATATTTCAGATATAAATAATATTACACTATCAAATAGAATAGAAAATGCGATTTATAATAACGAAGTTTGGCTAGCGAATATAGAGTACCCGCAGGCAGATTTTTATGAGTATGATGATATTGATTACGATAAGGATATTGTTATTGGTTGGGAAGTTAAAACAGAACGCAGACGGGTGTCCGATTTTGAAGAACGGAATAACTGTATGTCGTGCGATTTTGCGTTTAATACAACAGAAAGTGGTGGTGGTTCTCCACAACCCTCAACAGGGCAAGGCGGTTCTTTAGCTCGTTTTAAAATAATTGGGGATTATTTATATGTAGTAGATTATAGCGACATTAATATTTTTGATATTTCTAATGTTGAAGATTTAAAAATACTTGACGATGTCCAAGTAGGTTGGGATATTGAAACAATTTATAATCAAGGAGATATTTTATTTTTAGGAGGAAGACAGGGTATGTATATATATAGTATCAAAAACCCTGAAAAGCCTGAGTTTATATCAGAATTTAGACACGGTACCGCTTGTGACCCTGTGGTGGTTGATGGTGATTATGCTTATGTTACGCTAAAAGGTGGAGGGTTTTGTGGAAATACAGAAAGTGGATTATATGTAATTGACATTTCGAACCTAAAAAATCCAGAATTGAAGGTTATTTACCCGATGGAAGGTCCAAATGGATTGGGTATTAAAGATGATACCTTATTTATATGTGACGGTAGCGCAGGTTTAAAGGTGTATGATAAAAGTGATGCACCAAACATAACACCAATAAATAGCTTTCAAGATATTGTTGCTTATGATGTAATTCCATTATCATCCTCATTATTGATGATTGGTGACAGGGTGCTGTATCAATACGAGTATGTTAACAGTGACATTCGGTTATTAAGTACGGTTGAGTTGTAA
- a CDS encoding VPS10 domain-containing protein codes for MNKLYFSILITFLFLHPFQNVKAQRKKNTISYNDSLYSGMEYRSIGPFRGGRAGTVAGVANNPNLYYMGTAGGGVWKTTDAGNTWQCISDGFFGGSIGTVTVSESDPNIIYVGEGEQTLRGNVSSGKGLWKSLDAGETWKFIGLKDSEHIARIRIHPKNPDLVYVAAIGNLWKPNETRGVFRSKDGGDTWEKILYVSDKAGAGDLILDPNNSRIIYATTWQMSRNGYRMDSGGPDSKLFKSTDGGDTWKDISTHSGLPGFPWGIVGITVSPLDSNRIWALIEADNGGLYRSDDAGVTWKKINENRALRQRAWYYTRIYADTENIDKLYVMNVSYGVSTDGGKTFTLKDAPHGDHHDLWIDPNNNNRMAIADDGGAQISNDGGNNWTTYFNQPTAQFYRIATDSLFPYRIYGAQQDNTALRISSRSSSESISERDWEPTAGGESAHLAPDPNNNQIVYGGTYKGYMNRLDHTTGQARSTNVWPDNPAGSGAEVMKYRFNWNFPVAFSRHDANKLYAGSNFLHVTTDEGQSWKTISPDLTRSLPETIESSGGPITQDNTGAEFYSNIFVISESILEKDVIWTGSDDGLIHVTKDNGATWDNVTPPASMSPKLNMINSIDSSPFDKGTVYVAATAYKFGDYTPYLYKTNDYGKTWTLITNGIKDTDYTRVIRTDLVREGLLYAGTEWGMYVSFDDGKSWSPFQMNLPITSIRDLQVRDNDLIVATHGRSFWIIDDLTPLHQLSNEVANSDFYLYKPDTSYRMHQEGGWSEPNMKLVGENHPDGVIINYYLDKFQDTDTVQLDILEMDNTLIQRYSTNAKVNKLDPTSAKPLKVKAGGNNLVWDLRYPGFKTFEGMILYSSPNKGPKAVPGSYKAKLTVNGISKEQIFKVIKDPRLPNSQKDFQDQFDFLVAVRDEVSKANEAIIKIRNIQKDLKYLKEKTKNNNDLQKLIAEYETELSVIENKIHMTKNQSRQDPLNYGIRINNRLAFLLADSQMGDYAPTEQAKQFFKEITAELDLEVNRLNKLVTQQTEIINSKVDQEDIKMISAEQ; via the coding sequence ATGAATAAACTCTACTTCTCCATTCTCATCACATTTCTATTTCTACATCCTTTCCAAAACGTTAAGGCTCAGCGTAAAAAAAACACCATTAGCTATAATGATTCATTATATAGTGGAATGGAATATCGCTCAATAGGACCTTTTAGGGGCGGTAGAGCAGGTACCGTTGCCGGTGTAGCAAACAACCCAAATCTTTATTACATGGGCACTGCTGGCGGCGGTGTTTGGAAAACCACCGATGCCGGAAATACATGGCAATGTATTTCTGACGGATTTTTTGGCGGATCCATAGGTACCGTAACCGTATCAGAATCTGACCCAAACATCATTTATGTTGGCGAAGGCGAACAAACACTACGTGGTAATGTTTCTTCAGGAAAAGGATTATGGAAAAGTTTAGATGCTGGTGAAACCTGGAAATTTATTGGCTTAAAGGATTCTGAACATATTGCTCGAATACGAATACATCCTAAAAATCCAGATTTAGTTTATGTGGCTGCAATCGGAAATTTATGGAAACCCAATGAGACCAGAGGTGTTTTTCGTTCTAAAGATGGAGGTGATACCTGGGAGAAGATACTTTATGTAAGTGATAAGGCTGGCGCTGGTGATCTAATACTAGACCCCAACAATAGTAGAATTATTTATGCCACCACGTGGCAAATGAGTCGAAATGGCTACCGAATGGATAGTGGTGGACCGGACAGTAAACTCTTTAAAAGCACTGATGGCGGTGATACTTGGAAAGATATTTCAACACATTCTGGCCTACCAGGATTTCCTTGGGGCATTGTAGGCATTACAGTATCTCCCTTAGATTCTAATCGTATTTGGGCTCTTATCGAAGCTGATAATGGCGGTTTGTACAGGTCTGACGATGCAGGTGTTACTTGGAAAAAAATAAATGAGAACAGGGCATTACGCCAACGTGCATGGTACTACACGAGAATTTATGCTGATACGGAAAATATAGATAAACTATATGTAATGAACGTTAGTTATGGTGTTTCTACAGATGGAGGGAAAACTTTCACATTAAAAGACGCACCTCATGGCGATCATCATGATTTATGGATAGACCCAAATAACAATAACCGAATGGCAATTGCAGATGATGGTGGTGCTCAAATTTCAAATGATGGCGGTAATAATTGGACTACCTATTTTAATCAACCAACTGCTCAGTTTTATCGTATTGCAACAGATAGTCTATTTCCTTACCGAATTTATGGTGCTCAACAAGACAATACCGCATTACGAATTTCAAGTAGATCATCTAGCGAATCCATTTCCGAACGAGATTGGGAACCTACTGCTGGTGGTGAAAGTGCGCATTTAGCACCGGACCCAAATAACAATCAAATTGTATATGGTGGTACCTATAAAGGATATATGAATAGATTAGACCATACTACCGGGCAAGCAAGATCTACGAATGTTTGGCCAGATAATCCCGCAGGTTCTGGTGCAGAGGTTATGAAATACCGATTTAACTGGAACTTTCCCGTAGCATTTAGCAGACATGATGCTAACAAACTGTATGCAGGTTCTAATTTTTTACATGTAACGACAGATGAAGGACAGTCATGGAAAACCATATCTCCTGATTTAACCAGAAGCCTCCCCGAAACTATAGAATCATCTGGCGGACCAATTACACAAGATAATACAGGCGCAGAGTTTTATTCAAATATCTTTGTAATCTCAGAATCTATTTTAGAGAAAGATGTCATCTGGACCGGAAGTGATGATGGCTTAATTCATGTTACAAAGGATAATGGTGCCACCTGGGACAATGTTACTCCACCCGCTTCTATGTCTCCAAAATTGAACATGATCAATTCTATAGACTCGAGTCCATTTGACAAAGGAACAGTTTATGTGGCAGCTACAGCTTATAAGTTTGGTGATTACACCCCCTATTTATACAAAACCAACGATTACGGAAAAACATGGACACTTATTACGAATGGCATAAAAGATACGGACTACACTAGGGTAATTAGAACAGATCTAGTTAGGGAAGGGCTTTTATATGCAGGTACCGAATGGGGTATGTACGTATCTTTTGATGATGGCAAATCTTGGTCGCCATTTCAAATGAACCTCCCGATAACTTCTATACGCGATTTACAGGTAAGGGACAATGATTTAATTGTAGCTACACATGGTAGAAGTTTTTGGATTATCGACGATCTTACTCCGCTTCATCAATTATCGAATGAGGTTGCAAATAGTGATTTCTACCTCTATAAACCTGATACTTCTTATAGAATGCATCAAGAAGGTGGTTGGTCTGAGCCTAATATGAAGTTGGTAGGCGAAAACCATCCAGATGGTGTTATCATAAATTATTATTTAGATAAGTTTCAAGACACGGATACCGTACAACTAGATATTTTAGAAATGGATAATACGTTGATACAACGGTATTCAACAAATGCTAAAGTAAATAAACTGGACCCTACATCAGCTAAACCTTTAAAAGTAAAAGCTGGCGGAAATAATTTGGTTTGGGATTTACGCTATCCAGGTTTTAAAACTTTTGAAGGAATGATTCTTTACTCTTCACCTAATAAAGGTCCTAAGGCAGTACCAGGAAGCTACAAAGCAAAACTAACTGTTAACGGTATTTCCAAAGAACAGATATTTAAGGTCATAAAAGACCCTAGATTGCCTAATTCCCAAAAGGATTTTCAGGATCAATTCGATTTTCTGGTTGCCGTTAGGGACGAGGTCAGCAAGGCAAACGAAGCAATCATTAAAATTAGAAATATTCAAAAAGATTTAAAATATCTTAAAGAGAAAACAAAAAATAACAACGATTTACAAAAACTGATTGCTGAGTATGAAACTGAACTTTCTGTCATAGAAAACAAAATTCACATGACCAAGAACCAAAGTAGGCAAGACCCTTTAAATTACGGAATTCGCATAAACAATAGACTAGCCTTTTTATTAGCTGATTCCCAAATGGGTGACTATGCACCCACAGAGCAAGCTAAGCAATTTTTTAAGGAGATTACAGCTGAACTTGACTTAGAAGTAAATCGCTTAAACAAGCTTGTTACCCAACAAACAGAAATCATTAACTCTAAAGTCGATCAAGAAGATATTAAAATGATTTCCGCAGAACAATAA
- the miaB gene encoding tRNA (N6-isopentenyl adenosine(37)-C2)-methylthiotransferase MiaB, with protein sequence MEKTIDENVQGTTLVVEGEETNKRNLYIESYGCAMNFADSEVVASILATEGFNTTQTLEEADLVLVNTCSIRDKAEQTIRKRLTEYNKVKKSRPHLKVGVLGCMAERLKDKLLDEEKIVDMVVGPDAYKDLPNLIKEVDSGNDAVNVILSKDETYGDISPVRLHTNGVTAFVSITRGCDNMCTFCVVPFTRGRERSRDPQSILTEIKELQENGFKEITLLGQNVDSYLWYGGGLKKNFENASDMQKATATNFSKLLETVALAHPKMRIRFSTSNPQDMTLDVIETMAKHKNICNHIHLPVQSGSNRILKEMNRLHTIEEYFELIDNIRKINPDCSISQDIITGFPTETEEDHAATLKALEYVKYDFGYMYAYSERPGTLAGRKMEDDVPERTKKRRLSEIIALQRSHCQFRTEKHVGKIQEVLIEGTSKKSENEWMGRNSQSTVVVFPKENYKVGDFVNVQINDCTSATLKGIAVSYSDNN encoded by the coding sequence ATGGAGAAAACCATAGACGAAAATGTACAAGGCACTACCTTGGTAGTTGAAGGAGAAGAGACAAATAAACGTAACCTTTATATAGAGAGTTATGGTTGTGCAATGAACTTTGCAGATAGCGAAGTAGTTGCTTCTATTTTAGCAACCGAAGGTTTCAATACGACACAAACCCTAGAAGAAGCCGATTTAGTTCTTGTAAATACTTGCTCAATAAGAGATAAAGCTGAGCAAACTATACGTAAAAGACTTACCGAATATAATAAAGTAAAAAAATCTAGACCACATTTAAAAGTTGGAGTTTTAGGTTGCATGGCGGAACGCCTTAAAGACAAGTTGCTTGATGAAGAAAAAATAGTAGATATGGTCGTAGGTCCAGATGCCTACAAAGATTTACCTAACTTAATTAAAGAAGTTGATTCTGGTAATGATGCCGTCAATGTTATATTATCGAAAGATGAAACTTATGGCGATATTTCCCCTGTAAGATTACATACGAACGGTGTTACGGCCTTTGTTTCTATTACAAGAGGATGTGATAATATGTGTACTTTTTGCGTGGTTCCTTTTACAAGAGGTCGAGAAAGAAGTCGTGACCCTCAATCTATCTTAACAGAGATCAAGGAACTACAAGAAAACGGATTTAAAGAAATTACGCTTCTTGGTCAGAATGTAGATAGTTATTTATGGTATGGTGGCGGACTAAAGAAAAATTTTGAAAATGCATCAGATATGCAAAAAGCAACGGCCACTAATTTTTCCAAACTTTTAGAAACAGTTGCCTTAGCACATCCTAAAATGAGAATCAGATTCTCAACCTCTAACCCTCAAGACATGACGTTAGACGTAATTGAGACCATGGCAAAACATAAAAATATTTGCAACCATATTCATTTACCCGTACAAAGCGGCAGTAACCGTATTTTAAAGGAAATGAACAGACTACACACCATTGAAGAATATTTTGAGCTTATAGATAATATTAGAAAAATTAATCCTGATTGTTCCATTTCTCAAGATATCATTACCGGTTTTCCAACGGAAACTGAAGAAGACCATGCCGCTACCTTAAAGGCTTTAGAATATGTAAAATATGATTTTGGTTATATGTACGCCTATTCTGAAAGACCAGGAACGTTAGCGGGCAGAAAAATGGAAGATGATGTCCCGGAACGTACCAAAAAAAGACGCTTATCCGAAATTATAGCTTTACAGCGAAGCCACTGCCAATTTAGAACAGAAAAGCACGTAGGTAAAATTCAGGAAGTATTAATAGAAGGCACTTCAAAAAAATCTGAAAACGAATGGATGGGAAGAAACTCCCAAAGTACTGTCGTTGTTTTCCCAAAAGAGAATTATAAAGTTGGAGATTTTGTAAACGTACAAATAAACGATTGTACTTCTGCAACTTTAAAGGGCATAGCAGTGTCATATTCCGATAATAACTAA